From one Candidatus Obscuribacterales bacterium genomic stretch:
- a CDS encoding response regulator, giving the protein MSYATDILIVDDTPADLHLITHLLKAAGYTLRVAQTGATALKSVQMRSPDLVLLDIKMPDIDGYTICQHICAKAPLDHIPVIFISALEQSLNKVKAFKAGGIDYVTKPYEAEELLARIQLHLSTQKLKHSIQKQNQDLRAQEERWQLLLQGTQDNIFDWTIQTGEIIASASNLLGYDQHELPQQFDTWVSLIHPDDRDRTLQTLNAYLNQELPKHHLELRMRCKDGSYKWILSRGQATWAADGTPLRMVGIHNDISDRKQAELALKNQLRKTLLIQRITDRIRQCLDADQIFQTTVSQLGITFQVNRCLIQRYTEEVSPSVPFVAEYLSDPSISSVRAIKIPVEGNPHLQQLLSQPQAIASDDVLADPLLNQAADLCRQINLQSMLAVGTFYQGKANGVISLHQCDHLRTWTLEEIDLIEAVADQMGIAIAQVHLMEQERQQRQALEQSNRSLQLAKRDADDANQAKSRFLANMSHELRTPLNAILGYAQLLVNDVTLSLQHQKYSQVILSSGDYLLKLVNDILDLARVESGCITQEASPCHLPSLLEALHSLFQQTASRKGLSLTLELDTDLPNYIIVDSQKLRQVLINLLANALKFTQEGGVILRVLVESALLKDDSASFSEMFLAFQVEDTGIGIAPEEQSYIFQAFEQTPVGRRLSNSTGLGLSISQHLVAALGGHLQVRSDVNRGSIFYFTLPVQTMENGVTPDHQDTAWGMACLVPNQAVQCILIVDDQATSQQLLVDALAPMGFNILTATTGKQALLTWQTHQPDLILMDFGLPDQDGGQVVQQIRRAEQMRQQPQTPIFMMSASVLESDRFNLATADCQAFLEKPIHLSHLIQKIAQHLNLDLQSIPAEDYRSVSLSKLLSLTYQDLQVMPRDWIQELYTLATQCSSDRIDALIGQIPDDHIALRQALAYYNYNIDIGTIMKLARQCLDQPTD; this is encoded by the coding sequence ATGTCTTACGCCACTGATATTCTGATTGTTGATGACACCCCCGCCGATCTTCATCTGATTACGCACCTACTCAAAGCGGCTGGCTATACTCTTCGCGTGGCCCAAACGGGAGCTACAGCCCTCAAGTCTGTGCAGATGCGATCGCCAGATTTGGTGCTGCTGGATATCAAGATGCCCGATATAGATGGCTACACCATTTGCCAACATATTTGCGCCAAAGCGCCATTAGATCATATTCCCGTGATTTTTATCAGTGCCCTAGAGCAAAGCCTCAACAAGGTGAAAGCCTTTAAGGCAGGCGGTATTGACTATGTCACCAAACCCTACGAGGCAGAAGAACTGCTAGCGCGCATTCAGCTTCACCTCAGCACCCAAAAGCTGAAGCACAGCATCCAGAAGCAAAACCAAGATCTGCGGGCCCAGGAAGAACGATGGCAACTGCTGTTGCAGGGTACCCAAGACAATATTTTTGATTGGACTATTCAAACAGGGGAGATCATTGCCTCTGCCTCAAACCTGCTTGGCTATGATCAGCACGAGCTACCGCAACAGTTTGATACTTGGGTCTCTTTAATTCATCCAGACGATCGCGATCGCACCCTACAGACCCTCAATGCCTACCTCAATCAAGAGCTGCCGAAACATCACCTTGAACTGCGAATGCGCTGTAAAGACGGCAGCTATAAGTGGATTCTGTCGCGCGGGCAAGCTACCTGGGCCGCAGACGGTACGCCGCTGCGCATGGTAGGCATTCACAATGACATTAGCGATCGCAAACAGGCAGAACTCGCCTTAAAAAACCAGCTTCGCAAGACTCTGCTAATCCAACGAATTACCGATCGCATTCGTCAATGCTTAGATGCCGATCAAATTTTTCAAACAACCGTCTCTCAGTTAGGCATCACCTTTCAGGTCAACCGCTGCCTGATCCAGCGCTACACCGAAGAAGTATCTCCTTCTGTCCCTTTTGTCGCGGAGTATCTGTCCGATCCATCCATCAGTTCTGTGCGTGCCATCAAGATTCCTGTCGAAGGCAATCCCCATCTACAGCAGTTGCTCAGCCAGCCTCAGGCGATCGCCAGCGATGATGTTTTAGCCGATCCGTTGCTCAACCAAGCCGCAGATCTTTGCCGTCAAATTAACCTACAGTCGATGCTGGCAGTGGGCACCTTTTACCAAGGCAAAGCCAATGGTGTGATTAGTCTGCACCAGTGCGATCACCTTCGAACCTGGACCTTGGAGGAAATTGATCTAATCGAAGCCGTGGCAGATCAAATGGGAATTGCGATCGCCCAAGTCCACCTGATGGAACAAGAACGCCAACAACGCCAAGCGCTAGAACAAAGCAATCGATCGCTGCAGCTAGCAAAACGAGATGCGGATGATGCCAACCAAGCCAAAAGTCGTTTTCTGGCCAACATGAGCCATGAATTACGCACGCCGCTCAATGCCATTCTGGGTTACGCCCAACTGTTGGTCAACGACGTCACCCTCTCTCTCCAGCATCAAAAATATAGTCAAGTCATTCTCAGCAGCGGTGATTACCTTTTAAAGTTGGTCAATGACATTCTTGACCTAGCCCGCGTGGAATCTGGATGCATCACCCAGGAAGCCAGCCCATGCCACCTGCCATCCCTGCTCGAAGCACTCCACAGCCTTTTCCAGCAAACTGCCAGCAGGAAAGGTCTCAGCTTGACCCTAGAGCTTGATACTGATCTCCCCAACTATATTATTGTAGATAGCCAAAAACTACGGCAGGTGCTGATCAATCTCCTCGCGAACGCGCTGAAATTTACCCAAGAAGGCGGTGTTATTCTGCGGGTGCTGGTGGAGTCGGCGTTGCTCAAAGACGACTCCGCTTCCTTCTCGGAGATGTTCCTTGCCTTTCAGGTGGAAGATACGGGCATTGGCATTGCGCCGGAGGAACAGTCCTATATTTTTCAAGCCTTTGAACAAACTCCGGTCGGGCGGCGGTTATCCAACAGTACGGGACTGGGGCTTTCCATTAGTCAACATTTAGTGGCGGCGCTGGGTGGACATTTACAGGTGCGCAGTGACGTCAATCGCGGCAGTATCTTCTATTTCACCCTGCCGGTGCAGACGATGGAAAACGGTGTGACGCCAGACCATCAGGACACCGCCTGGGGTATGGCGTGCCTCGTGCCCAATCAAGCCGTTCAATGCATTCTCATTGTGGACGACCAAGCCACAAGCCAGCAGCTCCTAGTCGATGCTTTAGCGCCCATGGGCTTTAATATCCTCACGGCAACGACGGGAAAGCAAGCCTTGCTCACCTGGCAAACCCATCAGCCTGACCTCATCTTGATGGATTTTGGATTACCTGATCAAGACGGAGGGCAGGTGGTGCAGCAGATTCGCCGGGCAGAACAGATGCGCCAGCAACCCCAAACTCCGATTTTTATGATGTCTGCCAGTGTGCTAGAGAGCGATCGCTTCAATCTAGCCACCGCCGACTGCCAGGCGTTCCTAGAAAAACCCATTCACCTATCCCATCTTATCCAAAAGATTGCCCAGCACCTGAATCTAGACCTTCAGTCCATCCCCGCAGAAGA